Proteins from one Pyrococcus kukulkanii genomic window:
- the gltA gene encoding NADPH-dependent glutamate synthase encodes MPKLIKERVPTPERPPGERVKDFYEVNLGYTWELALKEAERCLQCPKDYAPCIKGCPVNIDIPGFIGALRKYRDDPDKAVREALKIIWACNSLPAITGRVCPQEEQCEGVCVVGKVGDPINIGKLERFVADYAREHGIEEELLREQVGEIKRNGKKVAVIGAGPAGLTCAAELAKMGYEVTIFEALHKPGGVLIYGIPEFRLPKEIVERELAKLKELGVKIETNVLVGKTITFEELREEFDAIFIGTGAGTPRIFPWPGVNLNGIYSANEFLTRVNLMKAYEFPEYDTPIKVGKKVAVIGGGNTAMDAARSALRLGAEVWILYRRTRKEMTAREEEIKHAEEEGVKFMFLVSPKRFIGDENGNLKAIELEKMKLGEPDESGRRRPIPTGETIIMEFDTAIIAIGQTPNKIFYQSVPGLKVDKWGRIVVDENLMTSIPGVFAGGDAIRGEATVILAMGDGRKAAKAIHEYLSSSS; translated from the coding sequence ATGCCTAAGCTCATCAAGGAGAGGGTTCCTACTCCTGAGAGGCCTCCTGGGGAGAGGGTTAAGGACTTTTATGAGGTTAATCTTGGCTATACTTGGGAATTGGCTTTGAAGGAAGCAGAAAGGTGTTTACAGTGTCCTAAGGATTATGCTCCCTGTATTAAGGGTTGTCCTGTTAACATAGACATCCCAGGGTTCATTGGAGCCCTTAGAAAGTACAGGGATGACCCTGACAAAGCCGTTAGGGAAGCGTTGAAGATTATCTGGGCTTGTAATTCTCTTCCTGCGATTACTGGTAGGGTTTGTCCTCAGGAGGAGCAGTGTGAGGGGGTCTGTGTTGTTGGAAAAGTTGGAGACCCAATCAACATAGGAAAACTCGAAAGATTCGTTGCAGATTACGCAAGAGAACACGGAATTGAGGAGGAGCTCTTGAGGGAGCAGGTTGGAGAAATAAAGAGAAACGGTAAGAAGGTTGCCGTTATTGGTGCTGGACCTGCTGGCTTGACATGTGCAGCCGAGCTAGCAAAGATGGGTTATGAGGTAACGATATTCGAGGCACTTCACAAGCCTGGCGGAGTTCTAATTTACGGAATTCCAGAGTTTAGACTACCGAAGGAGATAGTTGAGAGGGAATTAGCGAAGCTTAAGGAGCTTGGCGTTAAGATAGAGACCAACGTTCTCGTTGGTAAAACGATAACATTTGAAGAGCTAAGGGAGGAGTTCGATGCTATATTCATAGGGACGGGTGCAGGAACACCAAGAATATTCCCGTGGCCTGGAGTAAACCTCAACGGCATATATTCAGCCAACGAATTCCTGACGAGGGTCAACCTAATGAAGGCCTATGAGTTCCCTGAATACGACACTCCAATAAAGGTAGGAAAGAAGGTTGCAGTGATAGGCGGAGGAAACACCGCCATGGATGCCGCGAGATCAGCCCTTAGATTGGGAGCGGAAGTGTGGATCCTCTACAGGAGAACGAGGAAGGAAATGACTGCAAGAGAGGAAGAGATAAAGCATGCTGAAGAAGAAGGGGTAAAGTTCATGTTCTTGGTATCTCCAAAGAGGTTCATTGGAGATGAAAACGGCAATCTCAAGGCCATAGAGCTTGAGAAGATGAAGCTTGGCGAGCCCGACGAGAGCGGGAGGAGGAGGCCAATTCCTACTGGTGAGACAATTATCATGGAGTTCGATACCGCGATAATAGCAATAGGCCAGACCCCGAACAAGATATTCTATCAGAGCGTCCCTGGGCTCAAGGTCGATAAGTGGGGCAGAATAGTAGTTGATGAGAACTTGATGACTTCTATTCCTGGGGTCTTTGCTGGTGGTGATGCTATTAGAGGCGAAGCTACCGTTATTTTGGCCATGGGAGACGGAAGAAAAGCAGCAAAAGCAATACACGAGTATCTAAGCTCAAGCTCTTGA
- a CDS encoding M20 family metallo-hydrolase — MKKEIGAICNEIDSLRDDMVQTLVELIRIPAISPDSGGEGEYDKAQKLLEIIKDWPFDKIEQYNAPDPRAKNGVRPNILAYYYGEQGEKSPRLWILTHLDVVPPGDLSKWTVTKPFEPIVKDGKVYGRGSEDNGQSLVASLYAVKALMNLGIRPKRTIILAFVSDEETGSNYGIKWLMENHPELFRKDDLVLVPDAGNPEGTFIEIAEKSRLVFQVKTVGKQTHAMSPEKGINAHLVGMKFATTLHEMLYAKYSERNELFDPPISTFEPTKKEKNVDAINIIPGEDILYFDCRVLPEHNLDDILETIQNIASVFERSYGAKIEISVLRKFEAPSPTPEDSEIVVLLKKALRLLRNITPYVGGIGGGTFAAFFRKLGIPAAVWCTCDETAHQPNEYAKIENMVEDSKVFAVVSLLEED, encoded by the coding sequence ATGAAAAAGGAGATAGGGGCAATTTGTAATGAAATTGATTCTCTTAGGGATGATATGGTTCAGACCTTAGTGGAGCTTATTAGGATTCCTGCAATTAGTCCGGATAGTGGTGGTGAGGGGGAGTACGATAAGGCCCAAAAATTGCTTGAGATTATTAAGGATTGGCCATTTGACAAGATTGAACAGTACAATGCCCCTGATCCAAGGGCTAAGAATGGTGTACGACCCAATATTCTAGCGTACTATTATGGAGAGCAGGGTGAGAAAAGCCCAAGACTGTGGATTCTTACACACTTAGATGTTGTGCCTCCCGGAGATTTGAGCAAGTGGACTGTTACAAAACCCTTCGAACCTATTGTAAAGGATGGAAAAGTGTACGGTAGGGGTAGTGAGGACAACGGCCAGAGTCTCGTTGCCTCTCTGTACGCTGTTAAAGCCCTAATGAACCTCGGGATACGGCCTAAGAGAACAATAATCCTAGCCTTCGTAAGTGATGAAGAAACAGGGAGTAACTATGGAATAAAATGGTTGATGGAAAACCACCCAGAACTATTCAGAAAAGACGACCTAGTCCTAGTCCCCGACGCAGGAAACCCAGAAGGAACATTCATCGAAATAGCAGAAAAAAGTAGATTAGTCTTTCAAGTTAAAACAGTTGGGAAGCAAACTCATGCCATGAGTCCCGAAAAGGGTATTAATGCCCATTTAGTAGGGATGAAATTCGCAACAACCCTTCACGAAATGCTCTATGCAAAATATTCAGAAAGAAATGAGCTTTTTGATCCCCCAATAAGTACGTTTGAGCCTACGAAGAAAGAGAAGAACGTAGATGCAATAAACATAATCCCCGGGGAAGATATTTTGTACTTCGATTGCAGAGTTCTTCCAGAACACAACTTGGATGATATCCTAGAGACCATACAGAATATAGCCTCAGTTTTTGAAAGAAGTTATGGAGCAAAAATTGAAATCTCAGTCTTAAGGAAATTTGAAGCCCCAAGTCCCACTCCCGAAGACTCAGAAATTGTAGTGCTCCTCAAAAAAGCCCTCCGGCTACTTCGTAACATAACTCCGTATGTAGGTGGCATTGGTGGTGGAACTTTTGCAGCTTTCTTCAGAAAACTCGGAATTCCTGCCGCCGTATGGTGCACTTGTGATGAAACTGCTCATCAGCCCAATGAATATGCCAAGATAGAAAACATGGTTGAAGACTCCAAAGTTTTTGCTGTGGTAAGCCTGTTAGAGGAGGATTAA
- a CDS encoding sulfide/dihydroorotate dehydrogenase-like FAD/NAD-binding protein, which translates to MYKILRKERLAPGINLFEIEAPRVAKHAKPGQFVIVRLHEKGERIPLTIADVDKSKGSVTIVAQEVGKTTHELGTYNEGDYISDLLGPLGNPSHIDKFGTVVMVGGGVGVAEIYPVARAMKEAGNYVISILGFRTKELVFWEDKLRDVSDEVIVTTNDGSYGMKGFTTHALQKLIDEGRKIDLVHAVGPAIMMKAVAELTKPYGIKTMASLNPIMVDGTGMCGACRITVGGEIKFACVDGPEFDAHLVDWDELMKRLNYYRDLELISFEKWKRERGMV; encoded by the coding sequence ATGTACAAAATTTTACGGAAAGAACGGCTTGCTCCTGGCATTAATCTTTTTGAAATAGAAGCTCCTAGAGTGGCTAAACACGCGAAACCAGGGCAGTTCGTGATCGTGAGATTACATGAGAAAGGTGAAAGAATACCCTTGACAATTGCCGACGTTGACAAAAGTAAAGGTTCAGTTACGATAGTTGCCCAAGAGGTCGGAAAAACAACTCACGAATTGGGCACGTACAATGAAGGGGATTACATCTCGGATCTCCTGGGGCCCTTGGGAAACCCAAGCCACATAGACAAGTTCGGAACGGTAGTAATGGTTGGGGGTGGAGTTGGTGTTGCGGAGATATACCCAGTCGCGAGAGCCATGAAGGAAGCGGGCAACTATGTGATCTCGATCCTGGGGTTCAGGACAAAAGAGTTAGTTTTCTGGGAGGACAAGCTTAGAGACGTTAGCGATGAAGTAATAGTCACGACAAACGATGGAAGTTATGGAATGAAGGGCTTTACAACTCATGCGCTTCAAAAGTTAATCGATGAGGGTAGGAAGATTGACCTGGTACATGCAGTTGGACCTGCAATAATGATGAAAGCCGTTGCGGAGCTAACCAAGCCCTACGGGATAAAGACTATGGCAAGCTTGAACCCGATAATGGTCGATGGAACAGGGATGTGCGGAGCGTGCAGGATTACGGTGGGGGGAGAGATAAAGTTTGCTTGTGTCGATGGGCCCGAGTTCGATGCCCACTTAGTTGATTGGGATGAGCTAATGAAGAGGCTCAACTATTATCGTGATTTAGAGTTGATAAGCTTTGAAAAGTGGAAGAGGGAAAGGGGGATGGTTTGA
- a CDS encoding aspartate/glutamate racemase family protein, giving the protein MRIKVIVPVSTELWNKGIEDAYNKVKDPDTEITVVNLTRGPESIEQYYDIAWSELETLKEAEKAEEEGYDAVIIYCFSDPALFAAREKLTIPVVGLRESALHIASMLGRKFSIVGVGSKNSRGKTLDAVRMYGLENKLASIRTVDFTVLDIANRIEDIKQALLKEAKDAIENDGAEVIVLSCGSLIGLGKWLQDQLGVPVIEPGLVALKIAEDLVKLGLSHSKVSFHPPHEKRRE; this is encoded by the coding sequence ATGAGGATAAAGGTCATTGTTCCTGTTTCAACCGAACTTTGGAATAAAGGGATAGAAGATGCATACAACAAAGTAAAGGATCCAGATACGGAGATAACAGTTGTTAACTTAACTAGAGGCCCGGAATCTATAGAGCAGTACTATGATATTGCATGGTCAGAGCTCGAAACTTTAAAAGAGGCAGAAAAAGCCGAAGAAGAAGGGTACGATGCAGTTATAATTTATTGCTTTAGCGATCCTGCTTTATTCGCAGCTCGGGAAAAGTTAACAATCCCAGTAGTAGGGCTAAGAGAAAGTGCCCTCCATATTGCATCAATGTTGGGTAGAAAATTCTCAATAGTTGGAGTTGGTTCAAAGAACTCTAGAGGAAAAACCCTCGATGCTGTTAGGATGTACGGACTAGAAAACAAATTAGCATCTATAAGAACAGTCGATTTTACGGTTCTTGATATAGCCAATAGAATAGAGGACATAAAACAGGCTTTGCTAAAAGAAGCAAAGGACGCAATTGAGAATGATGGCGCTGAAGTAATAGTACTAAGTTGTGGAAGTTTAATTGGGCTAGGGAAATGGCTTCAAGACCAGCTAGGTGTTCCGGTAATTGAACCTGGGCTAGTAGCCCTAAAAATTGCAGAAGACCTTGTTAAGCTAGGTCTTTCTCATAGTAAGGTATCATTCCATCCCCCACACGAAAAAAGGAGGGAGTAG
- the shyC gene encoding NAD(P)-dependent hydrogenase/sulfhydrogenase 2 subunit gamma: MNPYQSYDAKIIEIRELTPREKLFTLRFTDREVEENFIFKPGQFVIVDLRGYGEFPISICSPPTRKPIQLCIRRVGRLTRFIHKFSEGESIGIRGPYGNGFPLEKMEGSNLILVAGGLGMAPLRSVLWYAIDTGKFEKIYLFYGTKSYEDILFRDEIIYLLKHGEKLNCHVKLAYEVETPSCVYLEKGFSEKVCKGVVTDLFRGEEFDVNNSYALICGPPVMYKFVIRELLNRGLSPGRIYMTLERRMKCGVGKCGHCVVGTSTSWKYICKDGPVFTYWDALSTRGLI, encoded by the coding sequence ATGAACCCCTATCAAAGCTACGATGCTAAGATAATTGAGATTAGGGAGCTCACACCAAGGGAAAAACTCTTCACACTCCGCTTTACCGATAGGGAAGTTGAAGAAAACTTTATCTTCAAGCCAGGGCAGTTCGTTATAGTTGACCTGAGGGGTTATGGAGAGTTCCCAATCAGCATCTGCTCACCACCCACAAGGAAGCCGATACAGCTCTGCATAAGGAGGGTTGGAAGGTTAACGAGGTTCATCCACAAGTTTAGTGAAGGAGAATCAATAGGAATTAGAGGACCCTATGGCAACGGCTTCCCTCTTGAAAAGATGGAAGGATCGAACTTAATTCTTGTTGCTGGTGGCCTGGGAATGGCTCCCTTACGTTCCGTGCTGTGGTACGCAATTGATACGGGCAAATTCGAGAAGATATACCTCTTCTACGGGACGAAGAGCTACGAAGATATATTGTTCAGGGATGAGATAATATATCTACTCAAGCATGGGGAAAAGCTTAACTGCCACGTCAAGCTTGCTTACGAAGTTGAGACTCCTTCATGTGTCTACCTTGAGAAGGGGTTCTCGGAGAAAGTGTGCAAAGGAGTAGTTACGGATCTGTTCAGGGGGGAGGAGTTTGATGTTAACAATTCCTATGCACTGATCTGTGGTCCACCAGTTATGTACAAGTTCGTGATAAGGGAACTTCTGAACAGAGGACTATCCCCAGGGAGGATATACATGACGCTTGAGAGGAGGATGAAGTGCGGAGTTGGAAAGTGCGGCCACTGCGTCGTTGGGACGAGCACGAGCTGGAAGTACATCTGCAAGGATGGACCCGTCTTCACCTACTGGGATGCCCTCTCGACGAGGGGGTTGATATGA
- the shyB gene encoding NAD(P)-dependent hydrogenase/sulfhydrogenase 2 subunit beta, with the protein MRYVKLSAENFPAFFESLKQLGKIYGPVKRNSTYVFMQVDDIKELSLDYTRTILPPKKFFVKPRDELFRLKGDKWEEIKDEERFVLFGLHSCDIHGLKILDKTYLGDPPDPYYKSRRENAFIVGISCMPDEYCFCKSLGTDFAMDGFDLFLHELPDGWLVRVGSVRGHEVVWENQELFEEVTEEDLRHFKEFEEKRAKAFKRSLNKEGLADILDLAFNSQVWKKYAEKCLGCGNCTLVCPTCRCYEVCDNWIRAYEVVRERRYDSCFMPTHGLVAGGHNFRPTRLDRFRHRYYCKSYFDPSAGFNCVGCGRCDEFCPARIEHVKVLEEIREGLL; encoded by the coding sequence ATGAGGTACGTCAAGCTTTCTGCCGAAAACTTTCCCGCGTTTTTTGAATCTCTCAAGCAACTTGGCAAAATATATGGTCCAGTAAAACGTAACTCGACATATGTATTTATGCAGGTTGATGATATTAAAGAGCTCAGCTTAGACTACACGAGAACTATACTCCCCCCAAAGAAGTTCTTCGTGAAACCCAGAGATGAGTTATTCAGGTTAAAAGGGGATAAGTGGGAAGAGATAAAGGATGAAGAAAGATTCGTTCTCTTCGGACTTCACTCATGCGACATTCATGGGCTCAAGATTTTGGACAAAACGTACCTTGGAGATCCTCCAGATCCATACTACAAGTCAAGGAGAGAGAATGCGTTTATAGTAGGGATAAGCTGTATGCCTGATGAATACTGCTTCTGCAAGAGCTTGGGAACGGACTTTGCGATGGATGGCTTCGACCTCTTTCTTCACGAACTACCGGATGGCTGGCTAGTGAGAGTAGGAAGCGTTCGGGGTCACGAGGTAGTGTGGGAGAACCAAGAGTTATTCGAAGAAGTTACGGAGGAGGATCTAAGGCACTTCAAAGAATTTGAAGAGAAGAGAGCCAAAGCGTTCAAGAGGAGTCTAAACAAAGAAGGCCTGGCAGATATCCTTGACTTAGCCTTCAACAGCCAGGTGTGGAAGAAGTACGCTGAGAAGTGCCTGGGCTGTGGAAACTGCACCCTCGTCTGCCCAACGTGCAGATGCTACGAGGTCTGCGACAATTGGATTAGGGCTTATGAGGTCGTGAGAGAGAGGAGATATGATTCGTGCTTTATGCCAACTCACGGCTTGGTAGCTGGAGGCCACAACTTCAGACCCACCCGTTTGGATAGATTTAGGCATCGCTACTACTGCAAGAGTTATTTCGACCCCTCTGCGGGCTTCAACTGTGTTGGTTGTGGAAGGTGTGATGAATTCTGTCCAGCAAGGATAGAACATGTAAAGGTTCTTGAGGAGATTCGGGAGGGATTGTTATGA
- a CDS encoding nitroreductase family protein, producing the protein MELLDIIKGRRAVRRFKDKGIPKEDLLKILEAGIWAPSGSNIQAWEFILVTNKEMIGKIKLVSPGLFGNPAALIILCINKKRAERGGREGERIALMDISMAAQNMMLMAYSLGIGSCPIVSFNKVALKELLEIPEDIEPVLMISFGYPEFWPKPPKRRPLEEVVHVEKYGQHIK; encoded by the coding sequence TTGGAGCTTCTAGATATCATTAAGGGTCGTAGGGCTGTGAGGAGGTTTAAGGATAAGGGGATTCCCAAGGAAGATTTGCTTAAGATTCTTGAGGCTGGAATTTGGGCCCCGAGTGGTAGTAATATTCAGGCTTGGGAGTTCATTTTAGTGACAAATAAGGAGATGATAGGGAAGATAAAACTAGTCTCTCCAGGATTGTTTGGGAATCCAGCAGCCTTAATAATTCTCTGCATTAACAAAAAACGGGCCGAAAGGGGAGGTAGGGAGGGAGAACGGATCGCATTAATGGATATTTCAATGGCAGCTCAAAACATGATGTTAATGGCGTACTCCCTGGGAATTGGCTCTTGTCCAATAGTCTCGTTTAACAAGGTGGCATTAAAAGAACTCCTGGAAATTCCCGAAGATATAGAGCCCGTCTTAATGATAAGTTTTGGGTACCCTGAATTCTGGCCTAAACCACCAAAGAGGAGACCCCTAGAGGAGGTGGTTCACGTTGAAAAGTACGGACAACATATTAAATGA
- a CDS encoding DUF6092 family protein, producing the protein MKSTDNILNDSHFKLLAFLITSARGCVDEPPLYGPLRLIDAAARLIEIMKEEGKATPELLELQELIEEKKHLVMYNEKEFIEFLDTLTKKLAKIIKG; encoded by the coding sequence TTGAAAAGTACGGACAACATATTAAATGATAGCCACTTCAAGCTTTTAGCCTTCTTAATAACGAGCGCTAGAGGTTGTGTTGATGAGCCTCCCCTGTACGGACCCCTAAGATTAATCGATGCAGCTGCAAGGCTAATCGAAATAATGAAAGAAGAGGGAAAAGCAACCCCAGAACTACTAGAACTACAAGAACTAATCGAAGAGAAAAAACACCTAGTAATGTACAACGAAAAAGAATTCATAGAATTCCTCGACACCCTCACAAAAAAACTAGCAAAAATAATCAAAGGGTAG
- a CDS encoding aminopeptidase yields the protein MKTYEFELGLAARRLVRDILDVQPGEIVGITADTLSSEEVVNATARAVFEAGAKPLVIWVATPDGVGKAADPMLPQKALIGALTNVDVWIEFNYQWLLYSTVFDTVIRENKELRYICLVGMNPDMMVRTIGKVDMKKLSEFLEKIAEITKNGKHVRITTPAGTDVEFENHPDRPMIVHSGYVPKGTYEMLPGQISWTPKLETINGVIVFDGSVTPPIGLLREPIKLEVEKGRIVNIEGGREAREFANWLERFNDPNMYQLAHISYGFNPGAKLTGNVVEDERVWGATEWGIGNIGPRLVPDIPGGVPAASHSDGICLDSSVWIDDVQIMDEGNVIYPPELAKLAKELKK from the coding sequence ATGAAAACGTACGAATTTGAGCTTGGTCTTGCTGCAAGAAGGCTCGTAAGAGATATTTTGGATGTACAACCAGGGGAGATTGTAGGTATAACCGCCGATACCCTTTCAAGCGAAGAAGTCGTCAATGCAACTGCAAGGGCAGTTTTTGAGGCTGGAGCAAAGCCCCTTGTTATTTGGGTCGCAACTCCTGATGGTGTAGGAAAAGCTGCTGACCCCATGTTACCTCAGAAGGCTCTAATAGGAGCATTGACGAATGTTGATGTTTGGATAGAGTTCAACTATCAGTGGCTATTATACTCAACAGTTTTTGACACCGTTATCAGAGAAAACAAAGAGTTGAGGTACATTTGTCTAGTGGGCATGAACCCCGACATGATGGTTAGAACAATTGGAAAAGTTGATATGAAAAAACTTTCCGAATTCCTCGAAAAAATAGCCGAGATAACAAAGAATGGAAAACACGTCAGAATCACAACTCCAGCTGGAACTGACGTTGAGTTTGAAAATCATCCAGATAGGCCAATGATAGTCCACTCAGGGTACGTTCCAAAAGGAACTTACGAGATGTTGCCAGGTCAGATAAGCTGGACTCCCAAATTAGAAACTATCAATGGAGTTATAGTCTTTGATGGTTCAGTAACACCCCCAATAGGTCTTCTGAGAGAACCCATTAAGCTAGAGGTTGAAAAAGGAAGGATAGTTAATATAGAAGGAGGAAGAGAAGCTAGAGAATTCGCTAACTGGTTAGAAAGATTTAATGATCCTAACATGTACCAATTAGCCCATATATCTTATGGCTTCAATCCTGGAGCCAAACTCACCGGAAATGTTGTCGAAGATGAAAGAGTTTGGGGAGCCACTGAGTGGGGAATAGGAAACATAGGGCCAAGATTAGTTCCCGATATTCCGGGAGGAGTCCCAGCAGCATCCCACAGCGATGGGATTTGTCTAGATTCGTCAGTGTGGATAGATGATGTGCAGATAATGGACGAAGGAAATGTTATTTACCCACCCGAACTTGCAAAACTCGCTAAAGAGCTTAAAAAGTGA
- the shyD gene encoding NAD(P)-dependent hydrogenase/sulfhydrogenase 2 subunit delta — translation MKLAVFELTDCGGCALNLLFLYDRLFDILEFYDIVEFHMASSRKSKERVDVALVTGTVSTQRDLEVLREARNRSEYLIALGTCATHGSVQGSVENAKEAFRRIYGDIKGPTKVLEPRPITEYVPVDFAIPGCPYNKEEVFQVLMNLARGVEPVAKDYPVCLECKLNEYECVLLKKGIPCLGPVTAGGCNAQCPALGLGCIGCRGPSMDANIPGLVEVLKKILPEEEIAKKLRTFTRW, via the coding sequence ATGAAGTTAGCAGTTTTTGAGCTTACGGATTGCGGGGGTTGTGCCCTCAACTTGCTGTTCCTGTACGATAGGTTATTTGACATCCTTGAGTTCTACGATATAGTTGAGTTTCACATGGCGAGCTCACGCAAAAGTAAGGAGAGGGTTGACGTTGCCCTTGTAACTGGAACGGTTTCAACGCAGAGAGACCTTGAGGTCCTTAGGGAAGCAAGAAACAGGAGTGAATACTTGATAGCCCTAGGAACTTGTGCAACCCACGGTAGCGTTCAAGGGAGCGTTGAAAATGCAAAGGAGGCATTTAGAAGGATATATGGAGACATCAAAGGACCAACGAAAGTTCTTGAACCAAGACCGATAACGGAGTACGTCCCCGTTGACTTCGCCATTCCTGGGTGCCCCTACAATAAGGAGGAGGTATTTCAAGTCCTGATGAACCTGGCGAGAGGAGTTGAGCCTGTTGCAAAGGACTATCCGGTCTGCCTTGAGTGCAAACTCAACGAGTACGAGTGCGTTCTCTTAAAGAAGGGGATTCCATGCCTTGGACCAGTAACGGCTGGAGGGTGTAATGCCCAGTGCCCTGCCTTAGGATTAGGATGCATAGGGTGCAGGGGGCCTTCAATGGACGCAAACATTCCTGGGCTTGTCGAAGTTCTAAAGAAAATCCTGCCAGAGGAGGAAATTGCAAAGAAGCTTAGGACGTTCACGAGGTGGTAG
- a CDS encoding OPT/YSL family transporter gives MEEPKRKHPSAFEPGVLVLNIIMAVLGAIIGLELITRLGISTNTSIIGALIAILLARIPVRALKAFLDLNRQNLVQTAISGATFGAANAIFLPVGVTWLLGREDLLVPMWIGATLAAIIDMTMIYWLFDTRIFPAKNPWPPGIATAETLIAAAKKGKRAMLLLYGMIAGGIVRYLGIPADIAGVAWIGNMWALAMFGIGLIVRGYSPKLIGVDINQYYVPHGIMIGAGIVALIQIILIITKKKKSMKEEAESNYEFTRTEKDIRFALTRGFGLYIAVALLLALLGGLYSGMSAGMFVWWFIFAAIAALVSELIVGLSAMHAGWFPAFATALIFLVLGILMGFPAPALGLLVGFTAATGPAFADMGYDLKTGWIIRGEGKDKEFELEGRKQQYFAEITGLIVAAAMVAIFAKTYLLQDLVPPVDRVYVATIKAGANPQIAKYLLLWAIPGAIVQAIGGPDRQLGILFATGLLIKYPIAGITVLIALAIRLAVTHKYKEEGQNALYVLGAGLIAGSTLVSFFTSTLKLGKK, from the coding sequence ATGGAAGAACCAAAAAGAAAACACCCCTCTGCATTTGAACCGGGAGTATTAGTTTTGAATATCATAATGGCGGTGCTCGGTGCCATTATTGGTCTAGAACTCATTACACGTTTGGGAATTTCAACAAATACATCAATCATTGGTGCATTGATTGCGATACTTCTTGCTAGAATTCCTGTGAGAGCATTAAAAGCATTTTTGGACCTAAACAGACAGAACTTGGTTCAGACGGCAATTTCTGGAGCAACATTTGGAGCTGCAAATGCGATATTCCTGCCTGTTGGTGTGACTTGGCTGCTCGGGAGGGAAGATCTCCTAGTGCCAATGTGGATTGGTGCAACCTTAGCAGCTATTATAGATATGACAATGATTTACTGGTTATTTGACACAAGAATATTCCCAGCAAAGAATCCATGGCCCCCAGGAATAGCAACAGCTGAAACGCTCATAGCAGCAGCTAAGAAAGGTAAGAGAGCAATGCTCTTGCTATACGGAATGATTGCGGGAGGTATAGTTAGATACCTTGGAATTCCAGCGGATATTGCAGGTGTTGCATGGATAGGAAATATGTGGGCATTGGCAATGTTTGGAATAGGCCTTATAGTTAGAGGATATTCTCCGAAGCTCATTGGAGTAGACATTAACCAGTACTATGTTCCCCACGGTATCATGATAGGAGCGGGAATAGTAGCATTAATTCAGATTATCTTGATTATAACCAAGAAAAAGAAGTCAATGAAAGAGGAAGCCGAAAGCAATTATGAATTCACAAGAACAGAAAAAGACATTAGGTTTGCTCTAACTAGAGGATTTGGATTGTACATTGCAGTTGCACTACTCCTCGCCCTCCTAGGTGGTCTGTACAGTGGAATGTCAGCAGGAATGTTCGTTTGGTGGTTCATATTTGCAGCGATAGCTGCTTTAGTCTCGGAGCTAATTGTAGGACTTTCAGCAATGCACGCAGGATGGTTCCCAGCATTTGCAACTGCCCTGATCTTCCTAGTTCTAGGTATTCTAATGGGATTCCCTGCTCCTGCACTAGGACTTCTCGTAGGATTTACAGCAGCTACAGGTCCCGCCTTCGCTGATATGGGTTATGACCTTAAGACCGGATGGATAATAAGAGGAGAAGGAAAAGACAAAGAATTTGAACTAGAAGGAAGAAAGCAACAGTACTTTGCAGAGATTACAGGACTAATCGTTGCCGCTGCAATGGTAGCAATATTCGCTAAGACGTACCTCCTCCAAGATCTCGTTCCTCCTGTAGACAGGGTATACGTAGCCACAATCAAGGCAGGAGCTAATCCACAAATAGCAAAATACCTACTACTATGGGCAATCCCAGGAGCAATAGTCCAGGCAATCGGAGGACCAGACAGACAGTTGGGTATTCTTTTCGCTACAGGTCTACTCATAAAATATCCAATTGCAGGAATAACAGTTCTCATAGCCCTTGCAATAAGACTTGCCGTGACACACAAGTACAAAGAGGAAGGGCAAAACGCCTTGTACGTCCTCGGTGCAGGACTAATAGCAGGATCAACACTAGTAAGCTTCTTCACATCAACACTCAAGCTTGGCAAGAAGTGA